From Providencia sp. R33, a single genomic window includes:
- a CDS encoding DUF1107 domain-containing protein, with protein sequence MKIFNRYNPSKIALYVKTLFSGRLYIKDFGAFEFNYGKILPPKVSDKRHYSVMSEVNKQVLLLQAELG encoded by the coding sequence ATGAAAATTTTTAACCGTTATAACCCATCTAAAATTGCTCTTTATGTTAAAACACTTTTCAGTGGTCGGCTCTATATAAAGGATTTTGGAGCATTTGAGTTTAATTATGGGAAGATTTTACCACCAAAAGTCAGTGATAAACGCCATTACAGTGTGATGAGCGAGGTGAACAAACAAGTTTTATTATTACAGGCTGAATTAGGGTAG
- a CDS encoding YtfJ family protein, whose translation MFRNVFISICLFSLSAVATAANIQINQPVPAVSVTDKGELILNNDNKLDYKPWKSQQLVGKVRTIQHIAGRSSAKELNAPLIEAIKNARFPHDTYQTTTIINTDDAIFGTGVFVKNSVEDSKKEFPYSQFIVDSDGVVKAAWGLKPESSAIIVLDNQGKVLFFKDGELNSQEIEKVIGSLISALK comes from the coding sequence ATGTTTAGAAACGTCTTCATCTCCATTTGCTTATTCAGCTTATCCGCGGTTGCAACAGCGGCTAATATTCAGATAAATCAACCTGTTCCTGCCGTTTCTGTTACCGATAAAGGCGAGTTAATTCTCAATAACGACAATAAACTTGATTACAAACCATGGAAAAGCCAGCAATTAGTCGGGAAAGTACGCACTATCCAACACATTGCGGGGCGTTCATCCGCAAAAGAACTCAATGCACCGCTCATAGAAGCCATTAAAAACGCTAGATTCCCGCATGATACCTATCAAACCACCACAATTATTAATACGGATGATGCAATTTTTGGGACAGGGGTTTTTGTTAAAAACAGCGTTGAGGACAGCAAAAAAGAGTTTCCTTACTCACAGTTTATTGTCGATAGTGATGGCGTAGTGAAAGCCGCGTGGGGGTTAAAACCTGAAAGCTCTGCGATTATCGTACTGGATAACCAAGGAAAAGTGCTATTTTTCAAAGATGGCGAGCTAAATTCACAAGAAATTGAAAAAGTCATTGGCTCGCTCATTTCCGCTTTAAAATAG